From one Pontibacillus sp. HMF3514 genomic stretch:
- a CDS encoding endospore germination permease — protein MRNEPISFLQLFLLIMMSTGFYNHVILMPIVNEGGRGAWVGTLLNIVPLVIVISIIYFVYKKTNMEPLVKYLQRKIGRIKTILITVPFILYSLLQIYITTFDTVMWTKVNYLNNTPIFVLVISAIFVISILIRGDITSLAIVSGVLLPIVVLLGIFVSLANMSNKDYSLLFPALVNGWGPIWESLFYSLSGAFDLVILLFLQGKLKGEVNYWKYLLIPLILTNLLISPTTGGIALFGPEVNADLRYPAYEQWRVVTIGSYISHVDYFTIYQWLSGAIIRIALFTVIIPDLLVINKEKIRKWVQYSVLIMLLLSLYIPMTDYMFFNLLKHVFLPSMTITMSLYLLFIVLTVIWTSRRLRK, from the coding sequence ATGAGAAATGAGCCGATTTCTTTTTTACAACTATTTTTATTAATCATGATGAGTACAGGTTTCTATAATCATGTTATTCTAATGCCTATTGTGAATGAAGGGGGACGTGGGGCGTGGGTCGGGACGCTTCTTAATATAGTTCCGCTAGTAATTGTCATTTCTATAATTTACTTCGTATATAAAAAAACGAATATGGAACCATTAGTTAAGTATTTACAAAGAAAGATTGGACGAATTAAAACGATTCTTATTACGGTTCCTTTTATACTTTATAGTTTGCTTCAAATTTATATTACGACATTTGATACAGTAATGTGGACTAAAGTGAATTATCTAAATAACACACCGATTTTTGTATTAGTGATTAGTGCCATTTTTGTCATTTCTATATTAATTAGAGGAGACATAACGTCTCTGGCGATAGTTAGTGGAGTTTTACTACCAATTGTTGTGTTACTCGGGATCTTTGTATCTTTAGCTAATATGTCTAATAAAGATTATTCTTTACTTTTTCCAGCCCTTGTTAATGGGTGGGGGCCTATTTGGGAGAGTTTATTTTATAGTTTATCAGGGGCTTTTGACCTTGTGATCCTTTTGTTTTTACAAGGTAAGCTGAAGGGAGAAGTTAATTACTGGAAATACTTGTTGATTCCATTAATTCTTACAAACCTTTTAATTTCACCAACAACTGGAGGGATTGCACTGTTTGGACCTGAAGTAAATGCTGATTTAAGATACCCAGCTTATGAGCAATGGAGAGTAGTGACCATTGGAAGTTACATTAGTCATGTAGACTATTTTACAATATATCAATGGTTATCTGGGGCTATAATTCGTATTGCCTTATTCACTGTTATCATTCCAGATTTGTTAGTGATCAATAAGGAGAAAATAAGAAAGTGGGTGCAATACTCTGTTCTCATTATGTTGTTACTTAGTCTGTATATTCCCATGACAGATTACATGTTTTTCAACCTTTTAAAACATGTATTTCTTCCAAGTATGACGATAACCATGAGCCTTTATCTTTTATTCATTGTACTTACGGTTATATGGACATCCAGGAGGCTTAGAAAATGA
- the yhbH gene encoding sporulation protein YhbH codes for MSEKNFVVSEENWSLHRKGYDDQQRHQEKVQDALKNQLPDLISEENIVMSNGKDVVKIPIRSLDEYKIRYNHDKNKHVGQGEGESQVGDVVARDGSKQKAQGKGEKAGDQPGEDFYEAEVSIAELEEALFKELELPNLQEKEKDNIVTTDIDFNDIRKNGLQGNIDKKRTMLAAYKRNAMGGEATFNPIYPEDIRYKTWNEVVKPESKAVVLAMMDTSGSMGVWEKYMSRSFFFWMTRFLRTKYETVDIEFIAHHTEAKVVSEENFFSKGESGGTICSSAYKKALELIDTKYNPESYNIYPFHFSDGDNLTSDNKRCLKLVDELMDLSSMFGYGEVNQYNRHSTLMSAYKKIEDPRFRHFVLRRKADVFYAMKHFFQEDEEKAYV; via the coding sequence ATGAGTGAGAAAAACTTTGTTGTTTCTGAAGAGAACTGGTCCCTCCATAGAAAAGGGTACGATGATCAACAGCGCCACCAAGAAAAAGTGCAAGATGCACTAAAAAATCAATTACCGGACCTGATTTCTGAAGAAAATATCGTTATGTCGAATGGAAAAGATGTTGTGAAGATTCCGATCCGATCCTTGGATGAATATAAGATACGTTACAATCATGATAAAAATAAACACGTAGGCCAAGGCGAGGGAGAAAGTCAAGTTGGCGATGTTGTAGCCCGTGATGGTTCGAAGCAAAAGGCACAAGGAAAAGGTGAAAAAGCCGGGGACCAGCCAGGTGAAGATTTTTATGAAGCGGAAGTATCGATTGCTGAGTTGGAAGAAGCTTTATTTAAAGAGTTAGAACTCCCGAACTTGCAAGAAAAAGAGAAAGATAACATTGTTACGACAGACATTGACTTTAATGATATCCGTAAAAATGGCTTACAAGGAAACATTGATAAAAAACGCACGATGCTTGCTGCCTATAAGCGAAATGCCATGGGTGGAGAGGCTACGTTTAACCCCATTTATCCAGAAGATATCCGTTATAAAACATGGAACGAAGTCGTGAAGCCAGAATCTAAAGCTGTTGTGTTAGCTATGATGGATACCTCGGGTTCAATGGGCGTATGGGAAAAGTATATGTCGCGAAGCTTCTTCTTTTGGATGACACGTTTCCTTCGAACAAAATATGAAACGGTAGATATTGAATTTATAGCCCATCATACTGAAGCTAAAGTAGTTTCAGAAGAAAATTTCTTCTCAAAAGGTGAGAGCGGCGGAACGATTTGTTCTTCAGCCTATAAAAAAGCCTTAGAACTTATCGACACAAAGTATAATCCGGAGAGTTATAACATTTACCCATTCCACTTTTCTGATGGGGATAATTTAACCTCAGATAATAAACGTTGCTTAAAGCTTGTGGATGAATTAATGGATTTATCAAGCATGTTTGGTTACGGCGAAGTAAACCAGTATAATAGGCATTCGACTCTCATGTCAGCCTATAAAAAGATTGAAGATCCTCGTTTCAGACACTTTGTTTTACGACGTAAGGCCGATGTATTCTATGCGATGAAACACTTCTTCCAAGAGGATGAAGAAAAAGCATATGTTTAA
- a CDS encoding YidC/Oxa1 family membrane protein insertase yields MIKAHWPVPMGFYYAIRGSQEIASHSFLWFPLGEMDILMALIAAVIYYVQYRVSMNNMPIEQQGQMKIMGLLSPGIILFNSLSAPAALPLYWAVSGLFLILQTWIGQKLYKPVEE; encoded by the coding sequence ATGATTAAAGCCCATTGGCCAGTGCCAATGGGCTTTTACTATGCAATTAGAGGTTCTCAAGAGATAGCTAGCCATTCCTTCTTATGGTTTCCACTCGGTGAAATGGATATCTTAATGGCCCTTATTGCAGCAGTGATCTATTATGTTCAATATCGTGTTTCGATGAATAACATGCCTATTGAACAACAAGGACAGATGAAGATCATGGGTCTTTTATCGCCAGGGATCATCCTATTTAATTCTTTATCAGCTCCAGCAGCTTTACCACTTTACTGGGCTGTTAGTGGCTTGTTTCTTATTTTACAAACGTGGATAGGGCAAAAATTATATAAACCCGTAGAAGAATAG
- the odhB gene encoding 2-oxoglutarate dehydrogenase complex dihydrolipoyllysine-residue succinyltransferase, protein MKEIKVPELAESITEGTVAEWLVSEGDQVEKGDAILELETDKVNVEVNSDYSGVLAEVLVQEGDDVEVGDTIAKVDESGEGGGSSDSEEKEEPKEASQDDSKQEQQEEKKQEAKEEQGGEEQDPNKESIASPAARKKARELGIDLSKVYPKDPLGRIRPEDVEEAAKKGKEEPSSSKGGSGKKEKKKEDKSSEKTEFSKPVEREKMSRRRQTISKRLVEAQQSAAMLTTFNEVDMTAVMNLRKERKDQFQDKHDVKLGFMSFFTKAVVGALKEFPLLNAEIQGDEIVKKQFYDIGMAVSTDDGLVVPVVRDADRLGFAGIEKEIGRLGKMARDKELGLDDLQGGSFTITNGGIFGSLLSTPILNTPQVGILGMHSIQKRPMVMPDDSIEVRPMMYIALSYDHRIVDGKEAVQFLVRIKEMIEDPYNLLLEG, encoded by the coding sequence ATGAAGGAAATTAAAGTACCAGAGCTCGCAGAATCCATTACAGAAGGTACCGTAGCCGAATGGCTAGTTAGCGAAGGAGACCAAGTCGAGAAAGGCGATGCCATTCTTGAGCTTGAAACAGATAAAGTAAACGTTGAAGTGAATTCAGACTATAGTGGTGTCCTCGCTGAAGTTCTCGTTCAAGAGGGTGATGATGTAGAAGTAGGCGACACAATTGCCAAAGTAGACGAGAGCGGCGAAGGTGGCGGCTCCTCCGATAGCGAAGAAAAAGAAGAACCAAAAGAAGCGTCTCAGGACGATTCTAAGCAAGAGCAACAAGAAGAAAAGAAACAAGAAGCTAAAGAAGAACAAGGTGGAGAAGAGCAGGATCCAAACAAAGAATCCATTGCATCTCCAGCTGCACGTAAAAAAGCACGTGAGCTAGGCATTGACCTTAGCAAAGTATATCCTAAGGATCCACTAGGCCGTATCCGCCCAGAGGATGTTGAGGAAGCAGCGAAAAAAGGTAAAGAAGAACCTTCAAGTTCTAAAGGCGGAAGTGGCAAAAAAGAGAAGAAGAAAGAGGACAAGTCCTCTGAAAAAACAGAATTCTCTAAGCCAGTTGAGCGCGAGAAAATGTCTCGTCGACGTCAAACAATCTCCAAGCGTCTTGTAGAAGCGCAACAGAGTGCAGCAATGCTTACAACATTTAACGAGGTTGATATGACAGCTGTTATGAACCTTCGTAAAGAGCGTAAGGACCAGTTCCAAGATAAGCATGATGTAAAACTTGGTTTTATGTCCTTCTTCACGAAAGCTGTAGTAGGAGCACTTAAAGAGTTCCCACTTCTGAACGCTGAAATCCAAGGTGATGAAATTGTGAAGAAACAATTCTATGATATCGGTATGGCTGTTTCTACAGATGACGGACTAGTTGTCCCAGTTGTACGTGACGCAGACCGTCTAGGCTTCGCTGGTATCGAAAAAGAAATCGGCCGTCTTGGTAAAATGGCTCGTGATAAAGAGCTTGGCCTTGATGACCTACAAGGTGGTTCCTTCACGATTACAAACGGAGGAATCTTCGGATCATTACTATCTACACCAATCTTGAATACGCCACAGGTTGGTATTCTTGGAATGCACAGCATCCAAAAACGCCCTATGGTAATGCCGGACGACTCAATCGAAGTTCGCCCAATGATGTACATCGCTCTTTCCTACGACCACCGTATCGTAGATGGAAAAGAAGCCGTACAATTCCTAGTGCGCATTAAAGAAATGATTGAAGATCCTTATAACCTACTATTAGAAGGTTAA
- a CDS encoding 2-oxoglutarate dehydrogenase E1 component, producing the protein MVSNNGSNENIWEQFHGPNMGYIEEQYDLYLDDPAKVDPSLKDVFDQYGAPDWMDAQGGGTSVQGPSAGDIQKVTSAMKLVEAIRRYGHMEADIYPVGQKDERYSPTLDLKTYGLSEKDLESIPAKWIWSKAPNHISNGLQVVETLKKRYSGKVSFEVDHVNNDQEREWLQNTIENGNYVKEFSADQKKQVLKRLAQVEGFEHFLGKTFVAQKRFSIEGLDVMVPMLDHMVKAASEDDVDHIMMGMAHRGRLNVLAHVLGKPYDMIFSEFHHAPNKELVPSEGSIGINYGWTGDVKYHFGASRDVEKDEERTTRVTLAHNPSHLEFVDPVVQGFARAAQDDRSNRGWAEQDTGKAFPIMIHGDAAFPGEGVVAETLNMSDLPGYRAGGSLHIIANNLVGFTTIEKDGRSTRYASDLAKGYEIPIVHVNADDPVACLSAINLAYEYRKKFHKDFLIDLVGYRRYGHNEMDEPRGTQPQLYQSIDQHPTAATVYAEQLQNEGVITEEEYNNMQEEVHQNLRDIYENMKENETGEMDEPNVPEEMVNGLESIETAVPLEDLKALNKGLLNRPEGFNGLKKLEKILQRRENVLEEGNKVDWATGESLAFASILKDGMPIRLTGQDSQRGTFAHRHLVLHDVEDGSTYCPMHGLEEANASFEVYNSPLSEAGVLGFEYGYSVHAPETLVLWEAQYGDFTNAGQVIIDQFISAGRAKWGEKSSLALLLPHGYEGQGPEHSSARLERFLTLSAEYNWTVANVTSSAQYFHLLRRQAAIGNKDAARPLVLMTPKSLIRNQRVASEGKAFSEESFKPLMEQPGLGKKKTKVKRLVIGSGKIMIDLEEQIDNEKDRDWDWLHIVRAEQIYPFPEKQLEEILDYYSNIEEVVWVQEEPRNMGSWDFVKETLYRLVKQNQEISYIGRPKRSSPAVGEPNIHKTEQNRIIQEALKLSKGGDSNEGN; encoded by the coding sequence ATCGTGTCGAATAATGGGTCTAATGAAAACATTTGGGAACAATTTCATGGCCCCAACATGGGGTACATTGAAGAACAGTACGATCTTTACTTAGATGACCCTGCAAAAGTTGACCCGTCCTTAAAAGATGTATTTGATCAATACGGAGCACCTGATTGGATGGATGCTCAAGGCGGCGGAACTTCTGTACAAGGGCCATCAGCTGGAGATATTCAAAAGGTAACCTCAGCAATGAAATTGGTTGAGGCTATTCGTCGTTATGGACATATGGAAGCGGATATTTATCCAGTTGGACAAAAAGATGAGCGTTATTCACCTACACTTGATCTGAAAACATATGGTTTATCAGAAAAGGATTTGGAATCAATTCCAGCTAAATGGATTTGGAGTAAGGCTCCTAATCATATATCCAATGGTCTACAAGTTGTAGAAACGCTGAAGAAACGTTATTCAGGTAAGGTTTCGTTCGAAGTAGATCATGTAAATAATGATCAAGAGCGTGAATGGCTTCAAAATACAATTGAGAACGGAAATTATGTAAAAGAGTTTTCGGCAGATCAGAAGAAACAAGTGTTAAAACGATTAGCCCAGGTAGAAGGATTTGAACACTTCCTAGGCAAAACGTTTGTAGCACAAAAACGTTTCTCTATTGAAGGTTTAGATGTCATGGTACCTATGCTTGATCATATGGTTAAAGCAGCATCAGAAGATGATGTCGATCATATTATGATGGGCATGGCACACCGTGGTCGTTTAAACGTGTTAGCTCACGTGTTAGGGAAACCATACGATATGATTTTCTCCGAGTTTCATCATGCACCAAACAAAGAGTTAGTTCCTTCAGAAGGTTCAATCGGGATTAACTATGGTTGGACAGGAGACGTAAAGTATCACTTTGGAGCAAGTCGTGATGTTGAGAAGGATGAAGAACGAACGACTCGAGTGACACTTGCACATAACCCTTCTCACTTAGAGTTTGTTGATCCTGTTGTACAAGGCTTTGCACGTGCAGCACAGGATGACCGGAGTAATCGTGGTTGGGCTGAACAGGACACAGGAAAAGCATTTCCTATTATGATTCATGGTGATGCGGCATTCCCTGGTGAAGGTGTAGTCGCAGAAACTTTAAACATGAGTGATTTACCAGGATATCGTGCTGGAGGATCTCTGCACATTATTGCGAACAACCTTGTAGGATTTACAACAATTGAGAAGGATGGGCGCTCTACTCGTTATGCTAGTGACCTGGCTAAAGGGTATGAGATTCCAATTGTTCACGTAAATGCAGATGACCCAGTGGCTTGCTTATCCGCGATAAACCTTGCATATGAGTATCGCAAGAAGTTCCATAAAGATTTCTTAATTGATCTTGTGGGATATCGTCGTTATGGCCACAACGAAATGGATGAACCACGTGGAACACAGCCACAGTTGTATCAAAGTATTGACCAACATCCTACAGCTGCTACAGTTTATGCAGAACAACTTCAAAATGAAGGGGTTATTACTGAAGAAGAGTACAATAATATGCAAGAAGAAGTTCACCAAAACCTTCGTGATATTTATGAGAACATGAAGGAAAATGAAACAGGTGAAATGGATGAACCAAATGTACCTGAAGAAATGGTGAATGGTCTGGAATCCATTGAAACGGCTGTACCATTAGAAGACTTGAAAGCCCTAAATAAAGGGTTACTCAACCGTCCAGAAGGCTTTAATGGATTGAAAAAACTAGAAAAAATTCTTCAACGTCGTGAAAATGTGCTTGAAGAAGGTAATAAAGTTGATTGGGCTACAGGTGAATCATTAGCATTCGCATCAATCCTTAAAGATGGAATGCCAATTCGTTTAACTGGACAAGACAGTCAACGTGGTACATTTGCTCACCGTCATCTAGTGCTGCATGATGTAGAAGATGGCTCTACGTACTGCCCAATGCATGGATTAGAAGAAGCAAATGCATCGTTTGAAGTGTATAATAGTCCATTATCTGAAGCAGGTGTACTAGGCTTCGAATACGGATATAGTGTACATGCTCCTGAGACCCTCGTTCTTTGGGAAGCACAGTACGGTGACTTTACGAATGCTGGTCAAGTTATTATTGATCAATTCATTTCTGCTGGGCGTGCAAAATGGGGTGAAAAATCTAGCCTTGCACTTCTTTTACCACATGGATATGAGGGACAAGGACCTGAACACTCCAGTGCTCGTTTAGAGCGTTTCTTAACATTAAGTGCCGAGTATAACTGGACGGTAGCGAACGTTACGTCCTCAGCACAATACTTCCATTTGCTGCGTCGTCAAGCGGCGATTGGAAATAAAGATGCTGCACGTCCTCTTGTACTAATGACGCCGAAGAGTCTAATTCGTAACCAACGCGTTGCTTCAGAAGGAAAAGCCTTCAGTGAAGAGTCCTTTAAACCTCTAATGGAGCAACCAGGTCTTGGGAAGAAGAAGACGAAGGTGAAGCGACTTGTTATCGGAAGCGGTAAAATTATGATTGATCTAGAAGAACAAATTGATAATGAAAAAGACCGCGATTGGGATTGGCTGCATATCGTTCGTGCAGAACAAATTTATCCATTCCCTGAAAAACAATTAGAAGAGATCTTAGACTATTATTCCAATATTGAAGAAGTGGTTTGGGTTCAAGAAGAACCACGTAATATGGGAAGCTGGGATTTCGTGAAAGAAACCCTTTATCGTCTTGTGAAGCAAAACCAAGAGATCAGCTATATTGGACGTCCAAAACGTTCATCACCAGCTGTTGGGGAACCAAATATACACAAAACCGAACAGAACAGAATCATCCAAGAAGCACTAAAGCTATCTAAAGGAGGAGATTCCAATGAAGGAAATTAA